Genomic segment of Malus domestica chromosome 15, GDT2T_hap1:
CaggcttcacgtgtatgttcacatcctaccgtacgctcactttggattcATTGTAGGTGCTAGtcatgtcctagattgctataagcaattaggactcgtatgtgatgcgcatagcaccaatcttcacgtgattgtagtactagagcgtaagtCACTATTTCACCCAGTCTtattcatgtcagaatacctctgcatgaactcgtgtgtcagcatatgtcgatgagcatCCGATATTATATCTTTGTTCATTCAAGTTATTGTGATTATCGGTTGTCATGCATATTATATGTTGAATATTGTGAATTGTTGCATTCTAGTGATATTATGGTTTAAGATAAGTGTTTTCATACtatatgtaatatatatatatttggaaactatatttgttttatggCGATGGGTTATTAcattttcgaaaaggttttatAAAGCTTTATTTTCAAGCCCACTCACCAATTCTTtggcccctccaggttttagtggcAGAGTTTTCGTGTCGACAAGAATTCTTGACAAATCTTGGTTTAGGAGATTACCTTCGACGATATAATTCTCATTctactttactgtactttacttatacttTGGCGTCACGTGTGAAATTGGTTCATTCCCGCCCACAAGCGCACTTttacatttaggcacttttagttttacatttactcacatttccacaacactacactttatggctttgtcaccttcctGGTGTCAACATGCAcagctcgatttggagtccaGATGGACATTCCAATTCGAGGTGTGTCAAATTTGTCATCTCTCCCTAACTCTGTTAAGTTTTCCATCCAATATAAGTCATGTGCCTCGCACATAACTTGTGTTTAGGGTTATTTCGGTCATTCTAATACCTTACTTCCCTTTTATTAATTGTAGTCGACAAAAAACTGTAGGGTTTCTCAGGCAATGGAACAATATTTTCTATATGATAGCAATGAAATGGTCATGCAATGCACTCTCTTCTGGTTATTCCAAATATGTAATGATACACAAATGGGAGTTTGGATTTTAGCATGTCATTAAGACATAATTTCATACGGACTCTAAATGAGAAGCAGGTTAACGTTTTGTGACATAAATGGAGTTGTAGATGCATATGCgctaaataaaagtaaaaaaaaattaagggttgAACTACGTAAAAGTAAAAAACTTGTGAAAAGATGTTAAAATGACCTAAATAACCCTACACACAAGTCATGTGCGAGACACATATGACTTATATTGGATGGAAAGCTTAACAAAGTTGGgttgagatgacaaattaataattttgtaAAGCTCGTAtgacaaattgcttaaaattttagtttatatgacaaattgaaaagtatgaacaagttcatatgacatttcaaaaaatttCCTATCATTTTAATATGTAGTGCGTTTatatttggtaattaatcaaAGTAAGCCCTTTTAGTAGAACATCTTATATCATTTTATGTCTTAAGAATTAAACATACAATTAAAATGGAGGACCTTTGAACAAAATTATgtaaagaaaaagaattgaaaaaagaataaaaaaaaaaagtacaagtGTATTCACAAGTGAGAAGAGTGGCAAAATTTGGCTCACGAGTAGCTATTTTTCTCGTGGGACCCACTACTTATTGGGGCTAAATGTTGCCTAATTTTTTGCTACCAAAGAAAGGAAGTTGCTAGCCCAAGTGGTAAGTCTAACCCTATTTTCCAGCTTAATGGAGATGAAATGTCTTACTTGAGCTTCATATGTAATAGCTTCATAGAGGATAAAGCCCCCATTGGCATCAGCCTGTAAGGCAAGCACATCAGCATGGCATACAAATTCATCACACAAATTTGGCATACAAATTCATCACATCCATGTCTCGACCTGAGACGAAGAAACCCAACGATAAAATCAATCGGTGGAGTAATGCTTTATCCTGTCCAAACCAACAATCTTTTCGTTCTAACTCCTAAGCAAAACATAATACacacaaatacacaaaaatGAATGGATTTCCTACCTAATTTGATCTTTGAAGTAGAACAAAGTATCTAACAAGAACTGCATTTGTGCAAGAGCATTGGAGCACTCATGCGAGCTTCTAGTTGCTTAAATCCTGGAAGAACTCTGGAGGTATTGATGGGGGACAGTACTTCTTCGCCACGAACTTGTACTGAAACAGATAGAAATGTCTTAGATTGGATCAAAATATTTGAACATGACAAATTGATTCTCAAATTCACTAAAATGCCATAATTGATTCTCAAATTCGAAGATAATATAACTTCATGAAAGTAAAGTGGTTGTCAATTATAAGGTATCCCTACTTAAAATCGTTTTCTACTAAATATATAGATATTCAGTTTAAATAATACACTTCGGTTTTTTATTTCTCGCTTATCTCGTCATTGCATGTTTGTAGAAATGTGATCATCAAAGGAAATCTAATTTGAAAGAAGACAGAGAAGCAATCACAAGGGGCAGTGCAACATGTTCTAAACTTCTTATTGCCACTTCACTAGGAGAGTtgaaaaaggagagagaggttCTCGTCATACCTTATGTTGACAGTACTTCTCCCTAACTGCAGGTAAGTTTGAACCACAGCCATTACAACACAGTTGATGCAGCGCTTTTACACAATCAAACAAATCAGAGGCTTGGTAAAGTGTGTAGTGTCTCAACGTAGAATTCTGGAACATAAAATAAGTGTATAAGACACGACAGTTAAAAATGTCACAGCAAGAATATAAAATACTGTTTTTCAAATACTCTCATACGTAACAGCATACCCAAGGTTTTTTCAAAGGGGAAAGAATATACTTTGCCAAGAAGGCAGCAGAAGCAGCTATTAGAGATGGGGCATAACAAAGCATGCTATATTCTAGAAGAGACAACTCTGTGATGTAGGAGGCCAAGCACCGGAAATGCTCTGATGGAACCTAGGAAAAGTTGCACGTTCAACAATACACATTATCAGGATTTTATCAGCACCATAAGACAAAAAGTCTCAGTAGTACTAAAATTTAGTAAAACTAGTATATACAACACAATGACATCAAAAGACGTCAGCAGACAAAACATTCAATTATCCTGCATTCAAGTCAAATTCAGATGAGAAAACAACTTCAATGGTCAATGAATAACAACTTGTAACAAACTTCATAACCTAAAGCATGTTCGGACATCTTATGATTGGaggaaattaaacaaaaaaacgcTAGTCGAAGACAAATACCTTACTGGTCTTTTGAGCAGCAAAACAAAATCGCCTGGAAAATTTATGATCCAGAAATCAATGTccattgggaaaaaaaaaaaaaaagtagcaaaCTCTCTTGTTTGAGTAAAATAACAAAGCTACACATCACCTCAAAAAGCACAAGGCCGTTGGAGCTGTCATTTCAAACTTCAAGTGATTCAGGACAGAGGATTCCATTTGCAAAACCTGCATCCCGGTAATTGATCAGTATTATTTAGAGTAAAAAGCCAACTCAAACAAGCACCTATCACTCCATCTaagattagcaaaaataaaatcccAACCTCCTTTTTGGTGTATGTGTTGTCCGTAATGTAACAGAACTGTTCCACCTCGGGAGCAACAATCTCCTCGTATTTACTGGACAGATTGTCATCATTAAGTTATAATGCATcattcatatacttttatatatttatagagTCAAACACATCCGCATGCCTAAAGACAAAATGAAGTAAATGAAAATCTTACGCTGCAATCATCATGCAGGCAACCCCCAGCAACTGCAATTGTTTTCTATTCATCACATTGCCAGAAAGATAACGGTCTACATAGTTGATAGTCAGAAATAGAGTTTCTGGTACAAGCCTGAACTCTTCAGCAACCTGTAAGTCATGATCACCATCAATCAAACAGAAATTGAGGATATTGACAGATGAGCTTTTTTTTATAATGCAAGGAAAACCCACTGTTCAAGATATGTAATGGTTGTTAAACATTAAACAAATCCAGACAGTGGGTTTACCTCTACTAGCCAATCAATCAGAATAGCACGCATGCCGGCATTAATGTCTTTCTGGATTGTTTCCATAAAGTCCATGGAGGGCCTTCTATTTTCCTGAGACCCAAGAAATCGAATCAATCGCATTACACAAGTGGATGCAAGAAAGGGGAAGTTATAAATAACTTGATAAGATTGTTGCAAGAACTTATTCTACAGACAAACTTGTACATGAAATGTGCAGACTAATATCCAATTTGGAGATGGGGTTCAAATTAAACAAGTTAGCTAATTCACTAATTGGATTTTAATGCAATAATACTACAAGAAAATAGGTTTACCAAAATACAGGACTATGTCCTACATCTTATGAAATTCTTGTCCAAGTgaatttcatccatccatacAATTTTCCCATTATgtcaatttttttccttttgacaTTCTGTATTCTTAAACTAGCATAGACAAATCTTATAGTGAGATATAACATTAATTTACAGTTAGTATCCaccaaaaaaaatgacaaacaaaaaTGACCATGTGTCAGAATAATTGACAACTAGTTTATAAGATATTGATAAAGTTTGTCGGTTTACAATAATAACTAGAATCTTAATTTGTTAGGACGCAAACAATATAATGTTTATATTCTGAAAGATCTCAAGAGTGGGGTTCTGATCTCCCATATGAGCCTCTTTCCACCAGTACAGAGACCAAAGGTGGAAATTCAACATTTTATAGAGAGGTTGCAACTGCACTAACTGGAACTCAAGATCAACTATTCCAGTAGCATGTTAAATGATTTGTTAGGATGTAAGCCAACTACCATTTTATATACTTtacctaaaaagaaaaaaaaaaagtcatgcaTGTACAATTTAATGCAATTCCATAAAAGTAACCTATTGCATACAAGCATTTCATATCCCACTTTAACAGTCAGTTAATCACGTTGGCTTCCAAATAGCTGTTACTAAGGACATGCTCTAATTTTTACAACCAAAAACCAATTTACCCCTTAAGATGTTAGCTTCGTTAAAGTAATTTACAACATCATGCCTGTTTAAACTGGTTGTGCTTACAATCCAGAAGAAGTAAAACTGACAGAATGAAAATTATGCTGCTGCAACTACAGAAATCAAATTGTGTAACATGTTTATGAGACTCTTGTCCAACTGCAACCCACTAAGAATAGCATGCAGTAAGCATGTCATTTCTAAATGACCCAACAAATATTAGTAGATTCGAAGAAAACTTCATAAGAAGGTAAGTAAATGTGTAAAAAGTGGTTACAGTAATATACAGGAAGCTTACAAAATTATAAGCAATTTTTATATACAGGATCATTCATACTAGTTCGGAAAGCAGTGTCAAACCTCAGATTCACGCAAGTGCTTGTATATGTCAGGAGCAATGGCTGCACAAAACTGTGGATCCATAAAATTGTCATCCACAGCAACGACTTTATCTGTTGCCTCCATATCGAAAAATATATCTTTCTTCCAGATATTGGCTGAAATCAAGATTCAAAAATGATATATTTTAGAGGGCAGAATATAATATTTCTTGATAAAAAAGGTTAAGTAATGTATCATGGCTAACAACCACACTGATCATGATGTATACCATGTCTCTTTTAACAAATTAAATGAGGGAGGATCCTCAACTAAAACAAAcagcagagaaagagagagagagagaagaagaagaaaacaatcTTTAAAAGAAGAAACCTTCTTTTCCTGGATGGTTCGAAATGAATAGGCTCTTAGTTGTTTTCTTCTCAATCCATTTAACATCTGAAACATCCTCATTGTCAATATATTCAAATTCTGGAGAATTTAACGAATCACATGTAGACATGCTCTCATCCAAAGAAACTGAAGCACTAACTGATCTGCTTGGAGATGCATCCCAGCTTCTGAATGCATGATTTATGCAACTGAGAGCAGGAAGGACAGTACCACTGCTGCTTGGAGAAGGATCAGTGCAAAATACTTTGATAGCCGGATCAGTTCCTGAGAATGATGTATCACTGAAAGGAACCAGGATGTTTGATTTTGCACTCAACGATGCTTGAAAGACATTCCCTGACAAGCCAGTATTACTCGTGCAAGATGACACTTCCTTTGTCGTCTTAGCAGTCGTCTTATTGGCAATCGTCTTAGCAATTTTATTTGTACATGGCACCTTCAAGTATACAACACAGTCAATCTCTTTATCAAAAAATTAGGTCAAAAAGCATTGACTTCTCCATGTTAACACAAATTGAAATATCACAAAACTTTACTATATCCATAAACTGAAAGGCAATTTGATGTAATCACTCTACAAACATTTTGTGTAGACAAAGATaggtatttaattatttaaccaGCTGGTAAATGACATACCAAATTTATGCATATATGAAAGAATTAAATATATACATTAATCTCTCATCTGCATTTCGAACATACAATAGTTAATATTCCTACAAGAATTACCTTGACCTAATTTATGTGATTTATGCTGTCaaaattgattaaatatacattAAAATGAAGATTAAGCATCTTG
This window contains:
- the LOC103401725 gene encoding cyclin-A1-4 isoform X1; this translates as MSTRNRRQPPLSSSLSEAKKSSISHHPNKKPMAAKTQVLKKRTALADVTNQRNRCQSVPPTLASSKPMVPCTNKIAKTIANKTTAKTTKEVSSCTSNTGLSGNVFQASLSAKSNILVPFSDTSFSGTDPAIKVFCTDPSPSSSGTVLPALSCINHAFRSWDASPSRSVSASVSLDESMSTCDSLNSPEFEYIDNEDVSDVKWIEKKTTKSLFISNHPGKEANIWKKDIFFDMEATDKVVAVDDNFMDPQFCAAIAPDIYKHLRESEENRRPSMDFMETIQKDINAGMRAILIDWLVEVAEEFRLVPETLFLTINYVDRYLSGNVMNRKQLQLLGVACMMIAAKYEEIVAPEVEQFCYITDNTYTKKEVLQMESSVLNHLKFEMTAPTALCFLRRFCFAAQKTSKVPSEHFRCLASYITELSLLEYSMLCYAPSLIAASAAFLAKYILSPLKKPWNSTLRHYTLYQASDLFDCVKALHQLCCNGCGSNLPAVREKYCQHKYKFVAKKYCPPSIPPEFFQDLSN
- the LOC103401725 gene encoding cyclin-A1-4 isoform X2 — encoded protein: MSTRNRRQPPLSSSLSEAKKSSISHHPNKKPMAAKTQVLKKRTALADVTNQRNRCQSVPPTLASSKPMVPCTNKIAKTIANKTTAKTTKEVSSCTSNTGLSGNVFQASLSAKSNILVPFSDTSFSGTDPAIKVFCTDPSPSSSGTVLPALSCINHAFRSWDASPSRSVSASVSLDESMSTCDSLNSPEFEYIDNEDVSDVKWIEKKTTKSLFISNHPGKEANIWKKDIFFDMEATDKVVAVDDNFMDPQFCAAIAPDIYKHLRESEVAEEFRLVPETLFLTINYVDRYLSGNVMNRKQLQLLGVACMMIAAKYEEIVAPEVEQFCYITDNTYTKKEVLQMESSVLNHLKFEMTAPTALCFLRRFCFAAQKTSKVPSEHFRCLASYITELSLLEYSMLCYAPSLIAASAAFLAKYILSPLKKPWNSTLRHYTLYQASDLFDCVKALHQLCCNGCGSNLPAVREKYCQHKYKFVAKKYCPPSIPPEFFQDLSN